TTTTGCCCGTTATTTATTTTTGCGAAAAAAAGGGGGCTAAGACATGATAGATATTCACTGTCACATTCTTCCGGCAATGGATGACGGGGCAAGCGCTTCGGCCGAAAGCATAGAAATGGCAAGAGCCGCTGTTCACCAGGGAATCCGAACCATTGTAGCGACACCGCATCATAAGAACGGTGTGTATGAAAACGAGCCGGCGGCAGTTAAAGAAGCGGCAGCTCAGTTAAACAAACGTTTAATCAAAGAAGACATCCCGTTAACCGTGGTTCCGGGTCAGGAAATCAGAATATACGGCGATTTGGAGCGGGACCTTGCTGAACGGCAGCTGCTCCCGCTGAATGATACAAAATACATCCTGATTGAGTTTCCGTTTGATCAGGTTCCCCGCTACGCGGAGCGGCTTTTTTATGATTTGCAGCTGAAAGGCTATATTCCGGTTATCGCCCATCCGGAACGGAACATGGAAATACGCGAAAACCCGTCGCTTCTGTATCATCTTGTGGAAAAAGGAGCGGCAGCTCAGATTACGTCAGGTAGTCTTGCGGGGATTTTCGGAAAACAGCTGAAAGCCTTTTCTCTTCGGCTGGCTGAAGCCAATATGATTCATTTCGTAGCCTCAGATGCCCATAATCTGAAAACAAGAGACTTTCGTTACCAGGAAGCTTTTGCTGTTCTTGAGAAAAAATTCGGAACGGATTTACCCTATATGCTGACGGAAAACGCCGAGCTCCTGCTGCAAAATCAGACAATCTTCAGACAGCCTCCGCAGCCGCTCAAAAGAAGAAAATTATTTGGGCTCTTGTAAACAGCCGATTCTCCTATCACCACTTTCTTTCTGAGCGCGATATAATAGTATATTGTATGATTGAATCACATTTCAGAAATCTGTACAGGCTGCACCCGACAGGCTAAGCGGGAGATCATCCGCATTCATGATAGGATGTTCTCATACGATAATACGAAGCTGCAAAGCAGCAATTTAACTGTTGGAGGGAAACAATGAATATAACAGTCATCGGAACAGGTTATGTCGGTCTTGTGACAGGTGTTTCTCTTTCTGAGATTGGACATCATGTAACCTGCATTGATATTGACGCTCACAAGATTGATGAAATGAGAAAGGGCATTTCCCCCATATTTGAACCGGGTCTTGAAGAGCTGATGAGCAAAAATACAGCTGGTGGACGGCTGAATTTTGAAACGAGTTATGAGAAAGGCTTGGCGCAGGCAGACATTATTTTTATAGCGGTCGGAACACCGCAGAAAAGCGACGGGCACGCCAATCTGGAGCATATTACAGATGTGGCCAAACGCATCGCCCGGCATGTCAAACGGGATACTATCGTCGTAACGAAAAGCACAGTGCCCGTCGGGACAAACGATTTGATTGAGAGGCTGATCCATCAACATCTTGCGGAGCATGTCAGCATCTCGGTCGCATCCAATCCTGAGTTTTTGCGTGAAGGATCGGCAATCTATGACACGTTCCACGGCGACAGGATCGTCATCGGAACAGCGGACCAGACAACAGCCAAGACGCTTGCGGAGCTTTTCCGCCCGTTCCAAATCCCGATTTATCAGACGGATATCCGAAGCGCCGAGATGATCAAATATGCCTCAAATGCTTTTCTAGCCACTAAGATCAGTTTTATCAATGAGATTTCGAATATATGTGAAAAGGTCGGCGCTGATATTGAAGCGGTCGCGTCTGGCATGGGACAGGATCAGCGGATCGGAGGCCAGTTTTTAAAAGCCGGCATAGGCTACGGCGGCTCTTGTTTTCCGAAGGACACTAACGCCCTCGTGCAAATTGCCGGCAATGTCGAGCATGATTTTGAGCTGCTGAAATCGGTCATCAAAGTCAATAACAATCAGCAGGCGATGCTGGTAGATAAAGCGCTGAACAGGCTCGGCGGGGTGACGGGAAAAACGATTGCCCTTTTGGGACTGTCATTTAAACCAAATACGGATGATATGAGGGAAGCGCCGTCGATTGTCATCGCAAACCGTCTCGCTGCGCTCGACGCCCATATGAGAGCCTACGATCCCATTGCCGCGGACCATGCGAAGCGTGTTCTGCCAGAAGCTGTTGAATATAAAGAGACAATTGAGGAAGCCGTCAAAGGCGCTGACGCTGTCATGATTTTAACCGACTGGGCCGACATTAAACAATTCCCGTTAGCGGCCTATCAGAACTTGATGGAAACGCCGCTCATCTTTGACGGCAGAAATTGCTACACATTAGATGAAGCAGCTGCTGCAGGGGTGGAGTATTATTCTGTTGGACGGAAGGCTGTTGTTCCGGCAGGTGCAATTCAATAGTTGGAAAAGAGAAAACTGGCTGGGAGCCAGTTTTTTTCTATTTTACTAAGATCTAAAGCGAAAAAAATAACAAAATCA
The Bacillus vallismortis genome window above contains:
- a CDS encoding UDP-glucose dehydrogenase family protein, yielding MNITVIGTGYVGLVTGVSLSEIGHHVTCIDIDAHKIDEMRKGISPIFEPGLEELMSKNTAGGRLNFETSYEKGLAQADIIFIAVGTPQKSDGHANLEHITDVAKRIARHVKRDTIVVTKSTVPVGTNDLIERLIHQHLAEHVSISVASNPEFLREGSAIYDTFHGDRIVIGTADQTTAKTLAELFRPFQIPIYQTDIRSAEMIKYASNAFLATKISFINEISNICEKVGADIEAVASGMGQDQRIGGQFLKAGIGYGGSCFPKDTNALVQIAGNVEHDFELLKSVIKVNNNQQAMLVDKALNRLGGVTGKTIALLGLSFKPNTDDMREAPSIVIANRLAALDAHMRAYDPIAADHAKRVLPEAVEYKETIEEAVKGADAVMILTDWADIKQFPLAAYQNLMETPLIFDGRNCYTLDEAAAAGVEYYSVGRKAVVPAGAIQ
- a CDS encoding tyrosine-protein phosphatase, coding for MIDIHCHILPAMDDGASASAESIEMARAAVHQGIRTIVATPHHKNGVYENEPAAVKEAAAQLNKRLIKEDIPLTVVPGQEIRIYGDLERDLAERQLLPLNDTKYILIEFPFDQVPRYAERLFYDLQLKGYIPVIAHPERNMEIRENPSLLYHLVEKGAAAQITSGSLAGIFGKQLKAFSLRLAEANMIHFVASDAHNLKTRDFRYQEAFAVLEKKFGTDLPYMLTENAELLLQNQTIFRQPPQPLKRRKLFGLL